A genomic region of Streptomyces rimosus contains the following coding sequences:
- a CDS encoding response regulator transcription factor gives MPHLLLVEDDPLLRATLVRVLRGRGHAVATAATGMSGLDAAVTDRPDLVVLDLGLPDVDGAQVLRMLRAVSDVPVIVATARNEEPVMVAVLGDGADDYIVKPFGPAQLDARIKAVLRRFGTAGPEPALRVGGLLVDAAAREVTLDGASLELTPREFDLLVYLARRAGQVISRRELLAEVWQQPLGGTDKTLDVHLSWLRRKLGETAQRPRYLHTVRTVGVKLAAPDELALAGASNTAGGSDVAPAGCGDSPTPVLPGTP, from the coding sequence ATGCCCCATCTCCTCCTCGTCGAGGACGATCCCCTGCTGCGCGCTACGTTGGTGCGCGTGCTCCGCGGCCGCGGCCACGCCGTGGCCACCGCGGCGACCGGAATGTCCGGCCTGGACGCCGCCGTGACCGACCGGCCGGACCTCGTCGTCCTGGACCTCGGGCTGCCGGACGTGGACGGCGCCCAAGTGCTGCGGATGCTGCGGGCGGTCAGCGACGTACCGGTGATCGTGGCCACCGCGCGGAACGAGGAGCCGGTCATGGTCGCGGTCCTCGGGGACGGTGCCGACGACTACATCGTCAAGCCCTTCGGCCCGGCCCAGCTGGATGCGCGGATCAAGGCGGTGCTGCGCCGCTTCGGCACCGCCGGGCCGGAGCCCGCGCTGCGGGTCGGCGGTCTGCTGGTGGACGCGGCGGCGCGGGAGGTGACCCTGGACGGCGCGTCGCTGGAGCTGACGCCGCGCGAATTCGACCTGCTGGTGTACCTGGCCCGGCGGGCGGGGCAGGTGATCTCCCGGCGGGAACTGCTGGCGGAGGTGTGGCAGCAGCCGCTGGGCGGCACGGACAAGACACTGGACGTCCATCTGTCATGGTTGCGGCGGAAGCTGGGCGAGACGGCGCAGCGGCCGCGGTACCTGCACACGGTCCGTACGGTGGGCGTGAAACTGGCGGCGCCCGATGAGCTGGCGCTGGCAGGCGCCTCGAACACGGCGGGCGGATCGGACGTCGCGCCCGCCGGCTGCGGCGACTCCCCCACCCCCGTACTGCCCGGCACGCCGTAA